From the genome of Acidobacteriota bacterium, one region includes:
- the mgtE gene encoding magnesium transporter — protein MPQRKIDVVQASVKRLIRVGATANLLNLLQKQHPADLAAVLGELHDRERQTAFDVLLDRSPRLAMEALSELGPEIGAHLLEGRSAEDIARYVRELESDDAAAIVEALPEDLSRGVLDLMRGKQDTEVEALLEYPEYTAGRIMNPNVFALSEELTVGEAITELQAARDVEMVFYLYTVDERNHLVGVTSLRRLLLVAPETPLKRIATGDLLSVRVDTDQEEVARQVASYNLLAIPVVDLENKLVGVITVDDVIDVIKDEATEDIYRLAGVSTDDSVFSPPGSSLRKRLPWLYVNLVTAFISAGVVKAFESTISQATALAVFMPIVAGMGGNAGTQTLTVIVRGIALGELTFANSRKALLKEALVGLGNGCGVGLAAALMAWLLQGDPWLGLILGLAMVINMFVAATAGTLVPLGLRAAKVDPALASSVFITTLTDVFGFFAFLGLGHVFLRYLRPAG, from the coding sequence ATGCCGCAGCGCAAAATCGACGTCGTCCAGGCCTCGGTCAAGCGGCTGATCCGCGTCGGGGCGACGGCCAACCTGCTGAATCTGTTGCAGAAGCAGCACCCCGCCGATCTCGCCGCGGTGCTCGGTGAGCTGCACGATCGCGAGCGGCAGACCGCCTTCGACGTTCTCCTCGATCGCAGCCCGCGCCTCGCCATGGAGGCCCTGAGCGAACTCGGTCCCGAGATTGGCGCGCACCTCCTCGAAGGGCGCTCGGCCGAAGACATCGCCCGCTACGTTCGAGAGCTCGAATCAGACGACGCGGCAGCCATCGTCGAGGCGCTGCCGGAGGATCTGTCGCGTGGCGTGCTCGACCTGATGCGCGGCAAGCAGGACACGGAGGTCGAGGCACTCCTGGAGTACCCCGAGTACACCGCCGGCCGCATCATGAACCCCAACGTCTTCGCCCTCTCCGAGGAGCTGACGGTGGGCGAGGCCATCACCGAATTGCAGGCGGCCCGCGACGTCGAGATGGTGTTCTACCTGTACACCGTCGATGAGCGGAACCACCTGGTGGGTGTGACGTCGCTGCGGCGGCTGCTCCTGGTGGCGCCGGAGACGCCGCTCAAGCGCATCGCGACGGGCGATCTCCTCAGCGTGCGCGTGGACACCGATCAGGAAGAAGTGGCGCGGCAGGTCGCCTCGTACAACCTCCTGGCCATCCCAGTTGTCGATCTCGAGAACAAGCTGGTCGGCGTCATCACCGTCGACGACGTGATCGACGTCATCAAGGACGAGGCCACCGAAGACATCTACCGGCTGGCAGGCGTCTCCACCGACGACAGCGTCTTCTCCCCGCCCGGCAGTTCGCTGCGCAAGCGCCTCCCGTGGCTGTACGTGAACCTCGTGACGGCGTTCATCTCGGCCGGAGTGGTCAAGGCGTTCGAATCGACGATCAGTCAGGCGACGGCGCTCGCGGTCTTCATGCCCATCGTCGCCGGCATGGGCGGCAACGCCGGCACGCAGACGCTGACGGTGATCGTCCGCGGCATCGCGCTCGGCGAACTGACGTTCGCCAATTCGCGGAAGGCGCTGCTCAAGGAAGCGCTGGTGGGGCTCGGCAACGGGTGCGGCGTGGGTCTGGCGGCGGCGCTGATGGCGTGGCTGCTGCAGGGCGACCCGTGGCTCGGACTCATCCTCGGCCTCGCCATGGTCATCAACATGTTCGTGGCGGCGACGGCCGGCACCCTGGTGCCGCTGGGACTCCGGGCCGCGAAAGTGGATCCCGCGCTGGCGTCATCGGTGTTCATCACCACGCTCACCGACGTCTTCGGCTTCTTCGCCTTCCTCGGCCTGGGGCACGTTTTCCTCAGGTATCTGCGGCCGGCAGGGTAG
- the recO gene encoding DNA repair protein RecO, giving the protein MALYTGEALVLRTYRLGESDRLVVMLTRDRGKKRGVARGGARSRKRFGGALEPFTHVRVAYQEREHRDLVRFEYADVLGSPLTVGGEACAYAGYFAELLDEWALENDPQERLYRLGVAVLDALVAGGDAERLARYFEFWLLRLQGVYPSADACPQCGDALQDGAVLEPRSHWFVCRRCGSHAHGVTVPAGALRFIAESAVAPPGSLGGLLVSGEALTQLAAAHRLLLVWHLDREPRSARVLREINT; this is encoded by the coding sequence ATGGCGCTGTACACCGGCGAGGCGCTCGTCCTGCGGACATACCGGCTCGGGGAGAGCGATCGACTGGTCGTGATGCTCACCCGGGATCGGGGCAAGAAGCGAGGAGTGGCGCGTGGCGGCGCCCGGTCGCGCAAGCGATTCGGCGGTGCGCTCGAGCCCTTCACGCACGTGCGAGTGGCGTATCAGGAGCGCGAACATCGCGACCTGGTGCGGTTCGAGTACGCGGACGTGCTCGGATCGCCGCTGACGGTCGGCGGCGAGGCGTGTGCCTACGCCGGGTACTTCGCGGAGCTGCTCGACGAGTGGGCGCTCGAGAACGACCCGCAGGAGCGCCTGTACCGGCTCGGTGTCGCGGTGCTCGATGCGCTCGTGGCCGGCGGTGACGCCGAGCGGCTGGCGCGGTACTTCGAGTTCTGGCTGCTGCGGCTCCAGGGCGTGTATCCATCGGCTGACGCGTGTCCGCAGTGCGGTGACGCGCTGCAGGATGGCGCGGTGCTCGAGCCGCGGTCGCACTGGTTCGTCTGCCGCCGATGCGGATCGCATGCGCATGGGGTGACGGTACCGGCCGGGGCGCTGCGGTTCATCGCCGAGTCCGCGGTGGCGCCGCCGGGGTCGCTCGGTGGGCTGTTGGTGTCGGGCGAGGCACTGACGCAGTTGGCGGCGGCCCATCGGCTGCTGCTCGTGTGGCACCTCGATCGTGAGCCGAGATCGGCTCGTGTACTGCGAGAGATCAATACGTGA